In Candidatus Bathyarchaeota archaeon, one genomic interval encodes:
- a CDS encoding TIGR02391 family protein yields MGYSKNQLKRMFLKVLHEIQYGKMKGHSRGTDSIVPAWMNKHFKIKMTPEDVQLTHEAIQELKTSGLIVKDATQPGDAFQVLTTKGKEIVEKQRDPDIYGLQLEQVIRNTKLLSKCSDIFNNDEYETAIFSVYKLVEEEVRNKAGLDPSDFGVLLMTKALHPDKGKLIIPSCVVPQEQEGVYNLFKGAIAFFKNPSSHRTVNFGDRLITIKIIALAELLLQILSTAQIRT; encoded by the coding sequence TTGGGTTATTCAAAAAATCAACTCAAAAGAATGTTTCTCAAAGTTCTACATGAAATCCAATACGGCAAAATGAAAGGTCATTCTCGCGGCACTGATAGCATAGTTCCAGCTTGGATGAATAAACATTTCAAGATAAAAATGACTCCAGAAGATGTCCAGCTTACTCATGAAGCTATACAAGAACTCAAAACCTCTGGACTGATCGTTAAAGATGCTACACAACCAGGTGATGCTTTTCAGGTGCTTACTACTAAAGGAAAGGAGATTGTTGAAAAACAAAGGGATCCTGATATTTATGGCCTGCAACTAGAACAGGTCATAAGGAACACCAAGTTGTTGTCAAAATGTTCGGATATATTTAATAATGACGAGTATGAGACTGCAATTTTTTCGGTGTATAAATTAGTTGAAGAGGAAGTAAGAAACAAAGCTGGACTTGATCCCAGTGATTTTGGTGTGCTATTGATGACTAAGGCACTCCACCCGGACAAGGGCAAATTGATAATTCCATCCTGTGTCGTGCCTCAAGAACAGGAAGGAGTGTATAATCTATTCAAGGGTGCAATTGCTTTTTTCAAGAACCCCAGCAGTCATAGAACAGTCAATTTTGGTGATAGACTAATTACTATCAAAATCATCGCTCTGGCTGAACTCTTGCTACAGATACTGTCAACGGCACAAATAAGGACTTAG